The following are from one region of the Candidatus Obscuribacterales bacterium genome:
- a CDS encoding response regulator, protein MPNSSQLKQFLKICSLSLSVTATVIATMVLLAYSGLILPIPTALITNIAGSEEAISVILLSVATILLTKAKSVKLLRCLGISLSICLLAAGIMGLVGCNLNLACTTDQTGKVAVQLTAGQIHQPSLNLYYLELVLSGISLLLLRATKHNLDQVWHFTSQLLLLPPFISIASQVIDFSPIQNFVHFSFMSTSTAFLYLLAITAITLSRFDVGLGHLLSNRKITGMVTRRVYPTMLVLLVWLALVEPGGLTSGFFLTSLSLAIFAICLICSYLLAIVAWSNEAMNSLKKKHALAQEQMLIELAQARDQALAASRLKSEFLANMSHEIRTPLNAVIGMSDLLSRTKLSYEQLQYVNIVNHAGEALLELINDILDFSKIEAGKLGLEIVDFDVMSVVEGTAEMLANKSREKNISLMTFISPDIPPVVSGDPSRIRQVLMNLVSNSVKFTEQGEVTVRATVSGFQDDDVLVRFSVSDTGIGIEENELDNLFEPFTQANQSIARQYGGTGLGLSISKRLVELMGGQMELTSQAHKGSTFWFTVPLKIVQPVNQEDTEKFRLENTRLLVIEGLSGANEIVESYAKSWRMRAYSVKNGSDALTTLISTPKSDPFHIAIVDGSMGQDLALQLSKSLKEIEELGGLKLVLMSASEDQSLGQRALEAGYSAYLQKPIKQSQLFDCIANVLVGLPKKGTIATESTDNAKIQKGSGKSILVVEDNPINQKVVLMMLKELGYAAHAVGNGKEALQAVTRTHYGLVLMDCQMPEMNGFEATAAIRKLDALTGRHTPIVALTAHAMSQDREECLSSGMDDYISKPVTAKRLGEVLTRWLDQTGPEKFMKKLSEVTPVAEGAKLVPVPIDLEVFEETYGHKAGGELLKEFVESTTTMLGQIALSLDHKDLNSLRFFVHKLKGSCAAVYATEMVLISRDIEEAIKGEDWTELEKQNRSLNSSFGHLCSYLQQRILTSKES, encoded by the coding sequence ATTCCTCAAAATCTGTTCGCTATCCCTGAGCGTTACTGCTACAGTCATAGCGACAATGGTTTTGTTGGCTTATTCCGGACTGATACTACCCATTCCGACAGCTCTAATTACCAACATCGCCGGTAGCGAAGAAGCGATATCCGTCATTCTCTTAAGCGTGGCGACTATCTTACTTACCAAAGCCAAAAGCGTGAAGCTTTTGCGCTGCCTTGGCATATCACTTTCCATATGCTTGCTTGCTGCAGGCATAATGGGTCTTGTTGGTTGCAACCTAAACCTTGCCTGCACGACGGATCAAACAGGCAAAGTTGCCGTTCAACTGACAGCAGGACAAATTCACCAACCCAGCCTCAACCTGTATTATTTGGAGCTGGTACTGTCAGGCATTTCGCTCTTGCTACTGCGGGCGACGAAGCACAACCTAGATCAAGTCTGGCACTTCACTAGCCAGCTTCTACTTCTGCCACCATTTATATCAATTGCCAGCCAGGTCATCGATTTCAGTCCAATACAAAATTTCGTTCATTTCAGTTTCATGTCCACCAGTACTGCATTTCTTTATTTATTAGCTATTACTGCAATAACTCTTTCTCGCTTTGATGTCGGTCTCGGTCATCTACTGAGCAATCGCAAGATAACCGGCATGGTTACTAGAAGAGTTTATCCAACAATGCTTGTACTGTTAGTCTGGCTAGCGCTTGTCGAACCGGGCGGCTTAACCTCAGGCTTCTTTCTAACTTCACTCAGCTTGGCAATATTTGCAATCTGCCTCATTTGCTCATACTTGCTTGCCATAGTTGCGTGGAGTAATGAAGCAATGAATAGCCTGAAGAAAAAGCACGCCCTTGCTCAGGAGCAAATGCTTATTGAACTTGCTCAAGCTCGAGATCAAGCGCTAGCTGCGTCCCGGCTCAAGTCGGAATTTCTCGCCAATATGTCTCATGAAATTCGCACGCCTTTGAATGCTGTTATAGGCATGAGTGATTTGCTTTCCCGCACAAAGCTCAGCTATGAGCAATTGCAATATGTCAACATCGTCAATCACGCAGGCGAAGCTTTGTTGGAGTTGATAAACGATATTCTGGATTTCTCCAAAATAGAAGCCGGCAAACTTGGATTGGAAATAGTGGACTTCGATGTTATGTCGGTTGTCGAAGGCACAGCCGAAATGCTCGCCAATAAATCACGAGAAAAGAATATCTCATTGATGACATTTATTTCGCCGGATATTCCTCCTGTCGTTTCAGGTGATCCATCCCGCATAAGACAAGTTCTGATGAACCTTGTAAGCAACAGTGTGAAGTTTACGGAGCAAGGCGAAGTAACTGTACGCGCAACAGTTAGCGGGTTTCAAGATGATGACGTACTTGTACGCTTCAGCGTCAGTGATACAGGAATAGGCATCGAAGAAAATGAACTGGACAACTTATTTGAACCATTCACCCAAGCCAATCAGTCCATTGCCAGACAATATGGAGGCACCGGACTAGGGCTATCTATTTCGAAACGATTGGTTGAATTGATGGGCGGTCAGATGGAGTTGACCAGTCAGGCACACAAAGGTTCGACGTTCTGGTTTACTGTGCCACTAAAAATAGTCCAGCCGGTGAACCAAGAGGACACCGAAAAATTTCGGTTGGAAAACACACGCCTTCTGGTAATCGAAGGACTTAGTGGTGCTAATGAGATAGTGGAATCGTACGCCAAATCCTGGAGAATGCGCGCGTATTCAGTGAAGAACGGCAGCGACGCACTTACAACGCTCATAAGCACACCAAAATCCGATCCTTTTCACATAGCTATTGTCGATGGCTCAATGGGACAAGACTTGGCTCTACAGTTGTCTAAATCGCTGAAGGAAATCGAGGAGCTGGGAGGTTTGAAACTAGTCTTGATGAGCGCATCAGAAGATCAATCCCTTGGTCAAAGAGCACTTGAAGCTGGATATTCCGCCTATTTGCAAAAACCAATTAAACAATCACAACTGTTTGATTGCATTGCCAATGTTTTGGTAGGACTACCTAAGAAAGGCACGATTGCAACTGAAAGCACCGACAATGCGAAGATTCAAAAAGGATCAGGAAAATCAATTCTTGTCGTGGAAGACAACCCAATAAATCAAAAGGTTGTGCTAATGATGCTGAAAGAGCTAGGCTATGCTGCTCATGCAGTAGGCAACGGCAAAGAAGCACTGCAGGCTGTAACTAGAACACATTACGGTCTTGTTCTCATGGATTGCCAAATGCCTGAGATGAACGGCTTTGAAGCAACAGCCGCCATTCGCAAACTCGATGCGCTAACAGGTAGACACACCCCAATCGTTGCCTTAACAGCCCATGCTATGTCTCAGGATCGCGAAGAGTGTTTATCATCCGGCATGGATGACTACATCAGCAAACCGGTCACGGCAAAAAGACTAGGAGAAGTTCTCACTCGCTGGTTGGATCAAACCGGACCAGAGAAGTTCATGAAGAAATTGTCTGAGGTAACTCCAGTCGCCGAAGGCGCAAAGCTGGTTCCGGTGCCAATAGATCTCGAAGTATTTGAGGAAACCTATGGACACAAGGCAGGCGGTGAATTACTGAAAGAATTCGTTGAGTCTACAACAACCATGCTAGGCCAAATTGCTTTGAGTCTGGACCACAAAGATTTGAACTCATTGCGATTTTTCGTGCACAAGCTGAAGGGTTCATGTGCGGCAGTCTATGCCACAGAAATGGTCCTCATAAGCCGCGACATTGAAGAAGCGATAAAAGGAGAAGACTGGACTGAGCTTGAAAAACAAAACCGATCACTGAACTCTTCATTTGGCCATCTTTGCTCTTATCTACAGCAAAGAATTTTGACCAGCAAAGAATCTTGA